In a genomic window of Corynebacterium choanae:
- the groL gene encoding chaperonin GroEL (60 kDa chaperone family; promotes refolding of misfolded polypeptides especially under stressful conditions; forms two stacked rings of heptamers to form a barrel-shaped 14mer; ends can be capped by GroES; misfolded proteins enter the barrel where they are refolded when GroES binds), producing MAKMIAFDEEARRGLEKGLNTLADAVKVTLGPKGRNVVLEKSWGAPTITNDGVSIAREIELEDPYEKIGAELVKEVAKKTDDVAGDGTTTATVLAQALVREGLRNVAAGSNPMGIKRGIEQAVAKVTEELLATAKEIETEEEIAATAGISAADPAIGKKIAEAMYAVGGGKLNKESVITVEESNTFGVDLEVTEGMRFDKGYISGYFATDMERLEAVLEDPYILLVSSKISNIKDLLPLLEKVMQTGKPLLIIAEDVEGEALSTLVVNKIRGTFKSVAVKAPGFGDRRKAQLQDMAILTGGQVIAEEVGLSLETADLPLLGRARKVVVTKDDTTIVEGAGSADQIEGRVKQIRAEIENSDSEYDREKLQERLAKLAGGVAVIKVGAATEVELKERKHRIEDAVRNAKAAVEEGIVAGGGVALLQASHVLENLELAGDEATGVKIVEAALAAPLKQIAVNAGLEPGVVADKVSQLPAGQGLNAATGEYVDLMAAGINDPVKVTRSALQNAASIAALFLTTEAVVADKPAPAGQGMPDADAMGGMGGF from the coding sequence ATGGCTAAGATGATCGCCTTTGACGAAGAAGCACGCCGCGGCCTGGAAAAGGGCCTGAACACGCTTGCTGACGCGGTGAAGGTCACCTTAGGGCCAAAGGGACGCAATGTTGTCCTGGAGAAGTCCTGGGGTGCCCCGACTATTACCAACGACGGTGTGTCCATCGCCCGCGAAATCGAATTGGAAGACCCTTACGAAAAGATCGGCGCTGAGCTGGTTAAGGAAGTCGCCAAGAAGACTGACGATGTCGCCGGTGACGGCACCACCACCGCTACCGTGCTGGCACAGGCGCTGGTTCGCGAAGGGCTGCGTAACGTCGCTGCAGGCTCCAACCCGATGGGCATCAAGCGCGGCATTGAGCAGGCTGTAGCAAAGGTTACCGAAGAGCTGCTGGCTACCGCGAAAGAAATCGAAACCGAAGAAGAGATCGCTGCAACCGCTGGCATCTCTGCCGCTGATCCGGCAATCGGCAAGAAAATCGCGGAAGCAATGTATGCCGTTGGCGGCGGCAAGCTGAACAAAGAATCCGTGATCACAGTGGAAGAGTCCAACACCTTCGGTGTGGATCTGGAAGTTACTGAAGGTATGCGCTTCGACAAGGGCTATATCTCCGGCTACTTCGCCACCGATATGGAACGCCTCGAAGCTGTCCTGGAAGATCCATACATTCTGCTGGTCAGCTCGAAGATTTCCAACATTAAAGATCTCCTGCCGCTGCTGGAGAAGGTCATGCAGACCGGCAAGCCGCTGCTGATCATCGCTGAAGATGTGGAAGGCGAAGCACTGTCCACCCTCGTGGTGAACAAGATCCGCGGCACCTTCAAGTCCGTGGCTGTCAAGGCCCCAGGCTTCGGCGACCGCCGCAAGGCACAGCTGCAGGACATGGCTATTTTGACCGGCGGCCAGGTTATCGCAGAAGAGGTTGGCCTCTCCCTGGAGACCGCTGATCTGCCACTGCTCGGCCGCGCCCGCAAGGTGGTAGTCACCAAGGATGACACCACCATTGTGGAGGGTGCCGGTTCCGCAGACCAGATCGAAGGCCGGGTCAAGCAGATCCGCGCTGAGATCGAAAACTCCGACTCTGAATATGATCGGGAGAAGCTGCAGGAACGCCTGGCGAAGCTCGCCGGTGGTGTGGCTGTGATCAAGGTAGGCGCCGCCACCGAAGTTGAGCTGAAAGAACGCAAGCACCGCATCGAAGATGCTGTTCGCAACGCGAAGGCTGCAGTGGAAGAAGGCATTGTTGCCGGCGGTGGTGTGGCGCTCTTGCAGGCCTCCCACGTGCTAGAGAACCTCGAACTTGCCGGTGATGAAGCAACCGGTGTGAAGATCGTGGAAGCAGCTTTGGCTGCACCGCTGAAGCAGATCGCTGTCAACGCAGGCCTGGAACCAGGTGTAGTTGCCGACAAGGTTTCCCAGCTGCCTGCCGGCCAGGGTCTCAATGCCGCTACCGGTGAATATGTTGACCTGATGGCTGCAGGTATCAACGATCCGGTGAAGGTGACCCGCTCTGCCCTGCAAAACGCTGCCTCCATCGCGGCATTGTTCCTCACCACTGAGGCTGTGGTCGCCGACAAGCCAGCACCAGCCGGCCAGGGTATGCCGGATGCTGACGCTATGGGTGGCATGGGCGGTTTCTAA